The following coding sequences lie in one Synechococcus sp. PCC 7336 genomic window:
- a CDS encoding N-acetylmuramoyl-L-alanine amidase, which produces MSWILETRTSMYLMEEDKFISKIDFKSTNPSGKDKLIVVDLQDWFRRIDSLGTLVRDLGRTDEPELLAEDHPGTGSDFFSKPPTQIKRTRKQSNRRTGVDIDTIVLHYTASNNDASGLFTLTDGDREASSHYLVFKNGTIYEIVPEDKKAWHAPSVNSRSIGIEHTAGVGERFTEEQEAASIKLVSYLLAKYDLPYTAVTAHKWTPQATLCPGNLFGSNGTLEEFMAWRERNFATLFPSDGSADRIMTA; this is translated from the coding sequence ATGTCTTGGATACTCGAAACCAGAACATCTATGTATCTTATGGAAGAGGATAAGTTTATATCAAAAATTGACTTTAAATCAACAAATCCTAGTGGCAAAGATAAGCTGATTGTTGTCGATCTACAAGACTGGTTTAGAAGAATAGATTCTCTAGGCACGTTGGTTCGGGATCTAGGTCGTACTGATGAACCCGAACTTTTAGCTGAAGATCATCCTGGTACTGGTTCTGACTTCTTTTCTAAACCTCCCACCCAAATAAAGCGAACACGAAAACAGAGTAATAGACGGACTGGTGTTGATATCGACACAATTGTTTTACACTACACAGCATCTAACAATGATGCTTCTGGCCTCTTCACCTTGACAGATGGCGATCGCGAAGCTAGCTCCCACTATCTTGTATTCAAAAATGGAACTATATACGAGATTGTCCCAGAAGACAAAAAAGCTTGGCACGCACCATCGGTGAATTCGCGCTCAATCGGAATTGAGCATACGGCAGGAGTAGGAGAAAGATTTACTGAAGAACAAGAGGCTGCATCCATTAAATTGGTTTCGTATTTGCTAGCAAAATATGACTTGCCTTATACGGCTGTGACTGCACATAAGTGGACACCTCAAGCTACACTATGTCCTGGAAATCTCTTTGGCAGCAATGGCACACTTGAGGAATTTATGGCTTGGCGTGAACGTAATTTTGCTACTTTATTTCCTTCAGATGGAAGTGCAGATCGAATCATGACGGCTTAG